TGAGAAGGTGAATCAGGAGGGGTAGACTGGGGTCAGACTGTGAATGAATAATTATGCTGGGCTTAGATATGGGTTTTATGCTGTGGGCAATGGGAAGCCAGCTAATCACAGCTGAGATACTTCAATAGGGAAACagctttttattgcttttgaagGGACATAAATTTAACAACAAGAGAGAATGctccaaaagaaagaaactaggagaaaaaagaagggaaaaacttGCTGCGACGTTGAGAGTAAGAGATAACGACAAGGACCCTAAACCAAGGCAGTGGTAGAAGGTACAGATTCTGGAAGGTAGAATGGTCAGAATTTGGTTTCTACTGTGGGTGTCCTCActaataaatacaaatttgtttttaaggGAGCAGGTGGTAACTCATTCCCTTTTGGTCTGTGTCAAGTCTGAAGTGGGAGTGGGCGCGTGGTTAGCCCCTCCCCCCAATAACGCAGGGTGCTGGTGGCTGATGGCTCCCGCTGCAGCTCCCCTCTAGGACGGAGCCCAAGGTCACATTCCTTCCCTGAGGGTAGACTCCCCGTTAGCAGCTCCTGCAGGTGCAGTGAGTCACTGTTGCACCTGCATTTATTTCAGTTCACCTGCTTGCTCTACCCGATTCTGATTCCCTCACACATAGACAGGGATTGCTCACAGTCTCAGAGTCAGCTTCCTGGGGAACCAAGCCCATTACAGGTGCCTCAGGTCATTTAGGTGACGATGCCCAGGAGGCACCTATATTTGAGTCTAGAGATCAACAGAGATGATATGGCGCAACAGAATTTTTTGGGACTAACTGGTGCGTGGAAGACTGctgaaaccacagaaagagaCAGGACCTCACTGAATGAAAGCTGACTGAAAATTTAATTCCTGGAGAACGCTGATGTTTAAGGAGTGGGTAGAGGAGccataaaaagacagaaaaagattaGTGAGGCAAGAGGACCAGAAGAGTGCACCACCATGAAAgactggggagtggggggaattTTATGAACAAGATGGTCACGATATCAAATATGACAGAGAtcaagtagaaagaaaaagggagaggccAAACAATCAGGCAATTACAAGCTCACTGGTGAGCTTTGTCAGTGCACATAACGGTGACAGGAGGAACAAGAAGTGACAGAGAGGAGACATCAGGCACAGACCACTCTCCAAGGTGCGGCAGTGAGAGAGGCTGAGCTAGACAAACTGTGACAGGCAAGGGGCAACTTTTTTCTCCCTGGGATGAAGGAGACCCAAATATGTTCAGAGTGGGTGGATAAAGGCCagtggagagagaaaattttaaaatatattagcaagAAGTGTTTTCATAGAGGAAGGTTCCAGACAAGACTGGAGGGAATGGGatcaaatgcacatggaaaggAATTACgcttcagagaaataaaagtataactCCTTAGGGTTGAAAGAAAAAGCAGGTAAGGAACAAAATGCCATGGACCAGTGCTGTTCAATAAGGTAGCACAGCCTACACAGCTACTGAGCACTGACTGACACGTGGCTGGTCTGAACTGAGACATACTGCTAGCCCACCGGATTTCAAATACtcagcaccaaaaaaaaaaaaaaaaaaaaagattatagacTATCTCAATAACTTTTCTATATTGATTCTATTTTGACACTgaaatattaaaactaattttgcccgtttccttttactttttaaaatgtggctactagaaaatttaaaactatacatGACTTTCGTCACATTCCTAGTGAATGGGCTGCAGGTGTGTATCAAGTGAGGTTACTTACTGTGGGGATGCAGATCTTGCTTAAGGGGTTTCCATCCAGGAGATACGATCCATTAAATGTCACATATTCATCGTAATACTGAGGTGCTTGAGGGATAACACTACACAACAATTTGCGTTTTTCTtcgatttttttccttatgtgcAAGTATTCAAAATACGGATTTGCTCTCTCTGAACTGTACGGCTGGATCTCGTCTAGTTTCAGAGAGTCCACGATGGCTGCCAGAGACTGCtgagttttctcttttgcttGCAGTAAAGAGGGACTTGCTTGTACAGGCTGAGGCACACGTGACACTTTCCTTTTCCGTGGGTGGTGAATCTGAGGATCATCCTCCTCAGTTAATCTTATTCTTCCTCTAGGAGATGAAGActcagtatctttgtctgctaaTAGTGTACAGGTGGCAAGAATCTGTTTGCTTTGATTTGCTATTGTATTTGCTTTGTTTCTAGTCATCCTTTGAGGAATCTGGttttcagttttatcatcttCAGCACTTTCTTCTAATTCTACTTTAACTAAGTGTCCGTATCTGTGCATTTCTGGTTGAGCTGGTTGTTGTGAATGGTTTTCCAGACTCGATAAAGTACTCTGTTGTGATTCTTCATCTTCTATGGAAAGCAAACACTTTTCACTTTCAGGACAATGTTTTGGATTATCCTGTTCATTCAGGTTTCCTTTTGGCATCCCTGCATTCATTTCACATAAATCAGAATCACACTTATCATTCAAATGAGTCAAAACCAAACtctccagtttgttttctttttcgtGTGAAATAACCTGAATATCAGAAGTGCTATTTTCAGCCTCATGGCCACTGGAAGACTTATACATTAGTTTGCTAAATGCATAATATGTATTTGGCTGGGAAGAGGCATCACTTCCATTAAAGTCCTTTTCTGATGGTAATACAGGCAAAGTATTAGCTTTCTCAAAATTCGGTGCTGTTTCTTGAACAGTGCTTTCAGAGTACACTGGGACAAAGGCATCTGTCTTTTGAACATCTGTTAGGATAAAAGTATTCTCCATATCTTTTGTAGATTCATTATCAGTATCTAAAACAGAATTGATAATTTGAATTGCATTTTTCTGTTGTAAAATACCTGGCTCTTGATTGGCAACATATGACAAAGACCTATGCTTAGAAATAGATTCAGCATCTGAAAGTGATTGGCTGTGAAAAGAGCAAGGTTGCTGTGAAGGGAGAAAGGACGCTGGATCCTGAGCACAAGTGTTTCCTGGCAATTCAGTCTGGTGcaaggatacaaaatcaatattctgttctttcaatattttgttttcagaattacAAAAACCCTGAACAGAGGAATCTTGATCAGGTGTAGTAGAATTTGGGCAGACGAAGTCACTGGCGCTTAATGACTCCCGTCTATCAACAGGTATTTCCCAAGATTTACTTTGGATCACACCAACCTGATTAGACGGCTCTAGATACACAGGACTGTCCATCAAAGTGCCCACTGCAGCAGTGCTCTTGATACCATTTGTATCAGCAGAAGTATATTTGCTGTTTACAGATCTAGTTGGAGAGGCTGCAAAACTGGAATGTGTGTTAGACGCACTTGAAAGTTCTCTTTCAGGCACATCCGAGGGTACCTCAGGTTTGGGAGAAGGACAAGCATCTCTTGGCACAACTAAGCCATCTTGACTGCTTTCTTCTGATATTGTTTGGAAGTGTTTTGTATGTTCGCAAATGACAGACGGCATGCTACATCTTCGAACTTCTGCAGTTGGTCTCCCCTCATTTATAACTAGTTTAGCATCTTCTACCGAAGATGACCGGAGATGGGCTGTTGGAAGTCTGTTTGTATATGACGCTTTAATCCGCTCTGGTAGTTCAGGCAGGCTATCTGACTCCCTTTCATGAAGGGCAGGAGATTTGGCAATTGACAAAAATGGTGACTGGGAAAAGGACATTTGGGAATCTGAACCTTCTAACATAAAGTCTGAGTCATACTCCACTGGAAGCCTTGGGGTTGTCACTGTAGTATGGCAAGAATCTTCTGAGCTAGCCACCGAAATCATGGATACAGACCTGGAGCTGAGACCTGGCTTTTCACTTTCTGATCTAGGAGATCTGTTTAAGCTATTATCTGAAACAAAGGATGACTTGCCTAAATTCACTGTATTTTTGGTGTCGACAGATTGTGACCTGTTACTTACAGCATCTTTGCAACGTTTCTCCTTGGTATAAGCATCAGTCAACTCTGAACTCTTCGACCTAGTAAGTTCTTTATTTTTGGACTCAGCTGGTacatgctttgttttttctttatcttttactttAAGTTCTAAACAATTACGATTTCTCAACcgttccttttctttttgcttaatcttttccttgtgttttctgTGCCACTGCTCTATTTCTAGGTCTTTAAGGCTTAGCATCCGTTCAAAGCTGGTCTGCATTAAGTCATCATTCACTAGCCTCTTTTCTTTGGGTCGAGTATCTTTTGATGCTGGTGATGACTTAGGTCTAGGCTTATCTGTTTCAGATTTTACTTTGAGTGAACTACTTAGTTGAACTTTATCCTTGTGTTTGTCTCGTTCTTTGTATCTGtctatatctttatcttttttgtctttttcttttccatcaggAGTTCTCAAAGgctcatcttttgttttttctttaagagaGAAAGTTTTTTCATGTTGTGCTTTATTGCTATCTGCTACACTTGACCTCCTCTCTTCCTGGAACTGTTTGGAGTTAGTTATATTTACATTATCtctagatttttcctttttatctacctccctatctttttctttatttttgcttttttctgattTAGTATACTCAGTATTAtctgattgtttgttttttttttccatcaagtgCTTCTCTTTGCTCTCTGCAGGATGTCTctctttttcaagtttttctttgtCATGTTTTCTATCtatcttttctctacttttctctcTGTCATCAGTTTTTTTAACGGTAGTCATGTTTTTTATCTTCTCACCTTCTTTATGGCATTTTTCTGTGTGATGTGAATAtagcttgtctttttcttttattctgtcaaCACATTCACTAGGATCtaatctgtctttctctgacttatgctcatgttttatcttcttctctttttcagagttttttctttcagccttcTCAACATCCTTTTCTTTACTTTGAAACCGTTTCTCAgatttttccttactttctttcatatgcttttcttgtttttcagtttctatttccttttccactGAATGTAACCCTATAGACTCTTCACTGGCACTTATACCTAAAGAACTGAATTCTGTTTCTTTATCAGTTGGtacattctctctctcatctttcaaatctcttattttttcctccctaaaagatttctcactttcctttttaatcttttctcgTTCTTCTTTAAAGTTCCTCTCTTTGGAGACATGCTTTTCCTTGGTTGATTTATcatcttttatgtttttctccaactttgattttttttctaatgttaggGACTCATGTTCCATACTTAAAAATAGATCTTCAGtttcatcacttttaaaaaaattctctttccaaAATTCTCTATCAAATTCCACACTTCGCTGCAGCTCTTTAGCACCATccctatttttgtatttttccttttcaccgtcaatttcttttttatgcttttctttttccctttctttatgttttaatttatgcttttttaatgttttaccctctttatccatttttttcagcGTGCAATCTGAGTTTTCAAATGTTGGACTGTGATCTTCATCCTTTATTTTGGCATTTGACTTTTCACCAAATTCTAAGTGGAAATCTttctgatgtttgtttttttccttatgctTACAAGATTTTACACTTGAACTTTCTGGCAAGAATTCAGATTCTATATTATCATACCGAACAAGATCAGGCTGTAATGACATTTCAGAACTTCCTGGTGATAAACATGTCTTAGAATGTTCTTGTTTTAGTGGTGTTG
Above is a genomic segment from Balaenoptera musculus isolate JJ_BM4_2016_0621 chromosome 14, mBalMus1.pri.v3, whole genome shotgun sequence containing:
- the ANKRD12 gene encoding LOW QUALITY PROTEIN: ankyrin repeat domain-containing protein 12 (The sequence of the model RefSeq protein was modified relative to this genomic sequence to represent the inferred CDS: deleted 1 base in 1 codon) — encoded protein: MAGPRRVCVRGNEGASVRGRGGAGGSRAGWGRGAPSPGPRVDSFAVRASRAPAFSDPRAAGFLELVRGNNFQTSAELPENLLGAPATGAMLGGVTNTLPPLGLLLVTQKAGDAQSGFTKPVQSENSDSDSNMVEKPYGRKSKDKIASYSKTPKIDRSDVGKEMKEKSSMKRKLPFTISPSRNEERDSDTDSDPGHTSENWGERLMSSYRTYSEKEGPEKKKTKKEAGNKKSTPVSILFGYPLSERKQMALLMQMTARDNSPDSTPNHPSQTTPAQKKTPSSSSRQKDKVNKRNERGETPLHMAAIRGDVKQVKELISLGANVNVKDFAGWTPLHEACNVGYYDVAKILIAAGADVNTQGLDDDTPLHDSASSGHRDIVKLLLRHGGNPFQANKHGERPVDVAETEELELLLKREVPLSDDDESYTDSEEARSVNPSSVDENIDSETEKDSLICESKQIVPSKAALPCALDEYEFKDDEEEAVSKMIDGRRILRKELRRENEAQVEKSSLFAKQEKAFYPKSFKNKKQKPSRVLYSSSESSDEEILQNKKCSTPCSVPETSNSDIQTRREYGVSNEHKQKGKVKRKLKNQNKNKENQELKQEKEGKENTRVTNLTVNTALDCSEKTREEGNFRKSFSPKDDTSLHLFHISTGKSPKHSCGLSEKQSTPLKQEHSKTCLSPGSSEMSLQPDLVRYDNIESEFLPESSSVKSCKHKEKNKHQKDFHLEFGEKSNAKIKDEDHSPTFENSDCTLKKMDKEGKTLKKHKLKHKEREKEKHKKEIDGEKEKYKNRDGAKELQRSVEFDREFWKENFFKSDETEDLFLSMEHESLTLEKKSKLEKNIKDDKSTKEKHVSKERNFKEEREKIKKESEKSFREEKIRDLKDERENVPTDKETEFSSLGISASEESIGLHSVEKEIETEKQEKHMKESKEKSEKRFQSKEKDVEKAERKNSEKEKKIKHEHKSEKDRLDPSECVDRIKEKDKLYSHHTEKCHKEGEKIKNMTTVKKTDDREKSREKIDRKHDKEKLEKERHPAESKEKHLMEKKNKQSDNTEYTKSEKSKNKEKDREVDKKEKSRDNVNITNSKQFQEERRSSVADSNKAQHEKTFSLKEKTKDEPLRTPDGKEKDKKDKDIDRYKERDKHKDKVQLSSSLKVKSETDKPRPKSSPASKDTRPKEKRLVNDDLMQTSFERMLSLKDLEIEQWHRKHKEKIKQKEKERLRNRNCLELKVKDKEKTKHVPAESKNKELTRSKSSELTDAYTKEKRCKDAVSNRSQSVDTKNTVNLGKSSFVSDNSLNRSPRSESEKPGLSSRSVSMISVASSEDSCHTTVTTPRLPVEYDSDFMLEGSDSQMSFSQSPFLSIAKSPALHERESDSLPELPERIKASYTNRLPTAHLRSSSVEDAKLVINEGRPTAEVRRCSMPSVICEHTKHFQTISEESSQDGLVVPRDACPSPKPEVPSDVPERELSSASNTHSSFAASPTRSVNSKYTSADTNGIKSTAAVGTLMDSPVYLEPSNQVGVIQSKSWEIPVDRRESLSASDFVCPNSTTPDQDSSVQGFCNSENKILKEQNIDFVSLHQTELPGNTCAQDPASFLPSQQPCSFHSQSLSDAESISKHRSLSYVANQEPGILQQKNAIQIINSVLDTDNESTKDMENTFILTDVQKTDAFVPVYSESTVQETAPNFEKANTLPVLPSEKDFNGSDASSQPNTYYAFSKLMYKSSSGHEAENSTSDIQVISHEKENKLESLVLTHLNDKCDSDLCEMNAGMPKGNLNEQDNPKHCPESEKCLLSIEDEESQQSTLSSLENHSQQPAQPEMHRYGHLVKVELEESAEDDKTENQIPQRMTRNKANTIANQSKQILATCTLLADKDTESSSPRGRIRLTEEDDPQIHHPRKRKVSRVPQPVQASPSLLQAKEKTQQSLAAIVDSLKLDEIQPYSSERANPYFEYLHIRKKIEEKRKLLCSVIPQAPQYYDEYVTFNGSYLLDGNPLSKICIPTITPPPSLSDPLKELFRQQEVVRMKLRLQHSIEREKLIVSNEQEVLRVHYRAARTLANQTLPFSACTVLLDAEVYSVPLDAQSDDSKTSVRDRFNARQFMSWLQDVDDKFDKLKTCLLMRQQHEAAALNAVQRLEWQLKLQELDPATYKSISIYEIQEFYVPLVDVNDDFELTPI